Proteins from a genomic interval of Desulfovibrio aminophilus DSM 12254:
- a CDS encoding aryl-sulfate sulfotransferase, with the protein MLTTIIVIAIAAALLALARPASAYEVHRGPTGVITYDAKAAAEGYILLSPTVKCNVTYLINREGDVVHQWNCAYPPGLYATFLPNGHLLRGAALPEPPVKIGGAAGMVQELDWDGNVLWEYKMFSPDEIQHHCFDRMPNGNTLILGWERKTKQEALDKGRIPDTYPEVTVLQGVPMRDFWSDFVREVDPQGRTVWEWRVWDHIGTGPDQFDLNYRLPLNVGEDYASFDWTHFNTVEYLPATDQILLNSRNFSEVYILDHKSGEIVRRWGNPSAYGQGRKPGWYDSGDQRIFGSHHAHMIENGHVTIFDNGSERPEGTRSRVVEVNLENGEVVWEYAAHGRNSFFSYRQGAAQRLENGNTLVTSTQQGHLFEVTPEGKVVWEFVNPIMFGEPKALFCDAADYLEPLGHDMFTNMVHRAYFYTPDHPALAGRDLSVKRPLVEGAPKFFRLWPGAA; encoded by the coding sequence ATGCTCACGACCATCATCGTCATCGCCATCGCGGCCGCCCTCCTGGCCCTTGCGCGACCCGCCTCGGCCTATGAAGTCCACCGCGGCCCCACGGGCGTCATCACCTACGACGCCAAGGCCGCCGCCGAGGGCTACATCCTGCTTTCGCCCACCGTGAAGTGCAACGTCACCTACCTCATCAACCGGGAAGGCGACGTGGTCCACCAGTGGAACTGCGCCTACCCCCCCGGCCTGTACGCCACGTTCCTGCCCAACGGGCACCTCCTGCGCGGGGCCGCCCTGCCGGAGCCGCCGGTGAAGATCGGCGGCGCGGCGGGCATGGTCCAGGAACTGGACTGGGACGGCAACGTGCTCTGGGAATACAAGATGTTCTCCCCGGACGAGATCCAGCACCACTGTTTCGATCGCATGCCCAACGGCAACACCCTGATCCTGGGCTGGGAGCGCAAGACCAAGCAGGAGGCCCTGGACAAGGGCCGCATTCCCGACACCTATCCCGAAGTGACCGTGCTCCAGGGCGTGCCCATGCGCGACTTCTGGTCCGATTTCGTCCGCGAGGTCGACCCCCAGGGCCGCACGGTCTGGGAATGGCGCGTCTGGGACCACATCGGCACCGGCCCGGACCAGTTCGACCTCAACTACCGCCTGCCCCTGAACGTGGGCGAGGACTACGCCAGCTTCGACTGGACGCACTTCAACACCGTGGAGTACCTCCCGGCCACGGACCAGATTCTGCTCAACTCCCGCAACTTCAGCGAAGTCTACATCCTGGACCACAAGAGCGGCGAAATCGTCCGGCGCTGGGGCAATCCCTCGGCCTACGGCCAGGGCAGGAAGCCGGGCTGGTACGACTCCGGCGACCAGCGGATCTTCGGTTCGCACCACGCCCACATGATCGAGAACGGCCACGTGACGATCTTCGACAACGGCTCCGAGCGGCCTGAAGGCACCCGGTCACGTGTCGTCGAGGTGAACCTGGAGAACGGCGAAGTCGTCTGGGAGTACGCCGCTCATGGCCGCAACAGCTTCTTCAGCTACCGCCAGGGCGCGGCCCAGCGTCTGGAGAACGGCAACACCCTGGTGACCTCCACCCAGCAGGGCCACCTCTTCGAGGTCACGCCCGAGGGCAAGGTGGTCTGGGAGTTCGTCAACCCTATCATGTTCGGCGAACCCAAGGCCCTGTTCTGCGACGCAGCCGACTATCTGGAGCCCCTGGGGCACGACATGTTCACCAACATGGTCCACCGGGCCTACTTCTACACCCCGGACCATCCCGCCCTGGCCGGACGCGACCTGAGCGTGAAGCGCCCCCTGGTCGAGGGCGCGCCCAAGTTCTTCCGGCTCTGGCCGGGAGCGGCCTGA
- a CDS encoding Crp/Fnr family transcriptional regulator, translating to MYNDGMSDVSRPRDPRPSGEPEGREFARIPKDNKPWRSVLHLATALEFAKDEAVIPENAPPDFLYFLERGEVRMLRGDPGGQEKTLWYVDPDHLFGETPLLCGGTSRNRHVCTRPSRVHAFRREIVLEDIFPARPDLMVNLMGTLACKVRILSNQVADMSLDELPDRICRYLHLHAERLGEHDGKTVLDPRLNQQELAQLLGVHRVTLNKTLRDLEHEGVLGGYRRDEVRVLDLARFLSHALS from the coding sequence ATGTACAATGACGGCATGTCCGACGTGTCACGCCCGCGCGACCCGCGACCTTCCGGGGAACCGGAAGGTCGCGAATTCGCCCGCATCCCAAAAGACAACAAACCCTGGCGAAGCGTCCTGCACTTGGCGACGGCCTTGGAATTCGCCAAGGACGAGGCCGTGATCCCCGAAAACGCGCCGCCGGACTTCCTCTATTTCCTGGAGCGCGGCGAGGTGCGCATGTTGCGCGGCGATCCCGGCGGCCAGGAAAAGACCCTCTGGTACGTGGACCCGGATCACCTCTTCGGCGAAACGCCCCTACTCTGCGGCGGCACGTCGCGCAACCGCCACGTCTGCACCCGGCCCTCGCGGGTCCACGCCTTCCGGCGCGAAATCGTGCTGGAGGACATCTTCCCGGCCCGGCCGGATCTCATGGTCAACCTCATGGGGACCCTGGCCTGCAAGGTGCGCATCCTGAGCAATCAGGTGGCGGACATGAGCCTGGACGAGCTGCCCGACCGCATCTGCCGCTATCTGCATCTGCACGCCGAACGCCTCGGCGAACACGACGGCAAGACCGTCCTCGATCCCCGTCTGAACCAGCAGGAACTGGCCCAGCTCCTCGGCGTGCATCGCGTGACCCTGAACAAGACCCTGCGCGACCTGGAGCACGAGGGCGTGCTCGGCGGCTATCGCCGGGACGAGGTCCGGGTTCTGGACCTGGCGCGTTTCCTGAGTCACGCCCTGAGCTGA